The following are from one region of the Paenalkalicoccus suaedae genome:
- a CDS encoding GTP pyrophosphokinase, translating to MKDWDVMLTPYKQAVEELKIKFKGVRDQYQMSSKQTPIEFVTGRVKPVSSILEKAKRKNIPLNRLEEDMQDLGGVRIMCQFVEDIDTIVKIIQKRSDFEIETERDYIKHKKRSGYRSYHMILRYPVHTINGEKKILIELQIRTLAMNFWATIEHSLQYKYSGMIPEEIEERLASAAEAAYQLDEEMSKIRGEVQEAQQILSKKHGDNSRK from the coding sequence ATGAAGGATTGGGATGTTATGCTAACTCCTTACAAGCAAGCGGTGGAGGAGCTTAAGATTAAATTTAAAGGGGTCAGGGATCAATATCAGATGTCCTCTAAGCAAACTCCAATTGAGTTTGTTACAGGAAGAGTAAAGCCTGTATCAAGTATTTTAGAAAAAGCGAAACGCAAAAATATCCCGTTAAACCGTTTGGAAGAGGATATGCAGGATTTGGGCGGAGTTCGGATTATGTGCCAATTCGTTGAGGATATCGATACGATTGTTAAAATCATTCAAAAGCGATCTGACTTTGAAATTGAAACAGAACGTGACTATATAAAGCATAAAAAGCGAAGTGGCTATAGATCGTATCATATGATTTTACGTTACCCTGTTCACACAATTAACGGTGAAAAGAAGATTCTTATTGAGCTTCAAATTCGTACGCTCGCAATGAATTTCTGGGCAACGATTGAGCATTCTCTTCAATATAAGTATTCTGGAATGATTCCAGAGGAGATTGAAGAACGTTTAGCAAGTGCAGCAGAAGCTGCCTATCAGCTAGATGAAGAAATGTCTAAAATACGTGGAGAGGTTCAAGAAGCGCAGCAAATCCTTTCTAAAAAACACGGTGATAATAGCAGAAAGTAG